The Alligator mississippiensis isolate rAllMis1 chromosome 8, rAllMis1, whole genome shotgun sequence genomic sequence AGTGTGCAGTTGCATTCCCCCGAGCGGCGAGCAGGCGGCGGCTGGAGCCTGGAACCGGAGCCGGCCCCCGCCCCCGCGTGCGGCAGCGGGAGGGTGAGGCCGGCGCCATGCCCAACATCAAGATCTTCAGTGGCAGCTCGCACCAGGACCTGTCCCAGAAGATCGCCGACCgcctgggcctggagctgggcAAGGTGGTCACTAAGAAGTTCAGCAACCAGGAGACGTGGTGAGCCGCGGGGTGGCGCggactgcagctcccagccagggcGGCACGGGGCCATGtgcgcggggcggggccgcgggcCCTGGGCCTCGCCCGGATTGTGCCTGTGGCCAGTGCCGGCGTCCCAGTGGCGGACCCGCTCCGGGATGGCGctgggcacggggggggggcaggcctggTTCCTGGCCCGTCGCGGTGTTTGGGGCGGGGTGAGGAGTGTTAACGGCCCGAGCTGTGGCCGCATTGGGCCCGCGAGCCGgaactggagcagccctggatgaTGCAGTTGTGGCGACTAGCAGTGCCCCGTTGGTCGCCAGCCTCTTCTGCCACCGTCCAAATCCTGGTGGCTTCCCTGTTCTGAGTTAGGGGTTGAGGACAGAGAGAGACGGGGGCAGGTCCTCCCTCCCCTGGCTGTGGGGCGGCAGGTGGTGAAacgctggcagctgctgcttcaaaGAATCTTGCTGCGTGGGAGCTGGTAACTAAATCCCCAGGGAAGAGGCTTCTGAAGAAGGTGAAGCATGAGGGTTGTGGCGCATCATGTATAGTTAGATTGGACTGGGGTGGAGGCCATGGGTCTGCAGCCATGAACCTCTCTCCTCACTTCAGCTACAAAAGACAGGCCTGTTCTGATATGCTTACAGGAGCATGTCAGGATGTTTTGCTAGTCCCAGGGTTAATCTGAAAGCCAGGCATTTGTTCAGTGGTTTTAACATTTCAATAAAGCACTCTGCCTTCTAGCTGTTACTATAACAAGTTTCAAAAAAGTGTGAACAGCCCTGTTGGAAGTTTGCTACTTGGTCGTAAAATAAGTATTGCAGAGAAAAAATGAGGTGAGCTTCCTCCATGGGTTTAATGGCATCTTGGCTAACCATCCTGAAGCCACAGATTCAGGGAAAGTTGTTGGGCCCGTCCCCATCCCCTGATCCCTCTTTGCTTCTTAGGACAATGCAGTTGTTTTTCACCATTTTGGGGTTCCCTCTGTGGGGACACAGACCATCAATGTGATGGTAGTCTTTGCCAACCTGGGTCTCCCTTTTCCCAGCAGAGTTTGGAATCCAAGTTTtacctgcctcttccccaccccccactgcactgtgccacAGTGTTGCACCACATGCCACTCTGCTGATTCACTGTGTGCCCAGGCacctttccttgctgcagcatgTGTCCTGACTCGCCCATCACTCCTCAGCCATGGGCTCCCCCACTGCTCATGTCACTCAGGCAACCTTGGCATGCAGACTCTCATGCTGTACCATCTTGtgcctttgggcacagaggggaagcctggatcctctgctgcagctggaacaaTAGGGGGAGCAGTACCTGGGAGCCCAAAGGCTGCAGTTTGGAGAGCCCTGACTATAACAAAGAGGATATCATCCAGTATCCTACTACCAAGATTTCAGAACCAGTTTGGTTCATAATGTCTTGGATTACAGATAGGATAATGGGAATTCATCAAGTGGATTTTTTTACCCACTTAAAGTAAAAAATCCAAGGCAAGCAGTCTGTTTGCCTGCTTGCCAGTATACCAACTAAGGGTTCACCCTGTGAACTGAATGTGGGCAGTTCATTTTCAGTTGCTAAATGCCTTAaagttctttatttttaaaagcctggaCTATTGACAATGAAAAATTGAAACTTTATTCTAGAGAATCCAAGCTTTTAAAACAGATTTGTGCTGACACTTAAAGCTTTCTGGTCATTTAGCAGCCCGTGAAAACAGTTTGAGGAAGTTTGCATCTCTTTGGTGCCTATTTGTACCATGAGACATGCAGTTCCTAGTAATTTCTTATATATATTCTCTATCATCTCCATCTTGCTGGAAGAAGCCAGGCCTAAGTTTGGGGAACCGGGTTTACACGGTTAACTTGCCATGATAAAAAGCTTGGTTTGGAACAGTAGGAAATCACTGTGTTGCTTTTCTCTGCGTAGCCTGTTCACATGACAATAATTACCGTGTTCAGCAACTACTTCTTCCTATGGATAGAATCCTCCTGTCCATGGGACTGCAGTAATACTACATCAGGAAAAACATTGCATATGTTTCCGTTGCATAAATATATGCTGTAATTGAAAACCCAATGAGTAGGGCAAAATGGTTTAGATAAGACTTGCAAAGGAGTCTGTTTACTAAACTACAGCTGATGTCATTACAGTGACCTTACAACCATTCATCATGCACTTTTATCCATCCAGCTGGCTGGTCAGACTCTTAATGTTAGCAAATAATGCTGAACATGCAAGAGCTAACACTGATCCTGTTCCTTCCTTGGCTGTAATGCGAAGGTTTACTTGGAAAGGCAAGATTAGGTACTTAGTCAATACTTCCTTGGGCTTTACCAAAAAAAATCCCACGACTTATCCTGATTTTAAAGTTTACAGCAATAAAAGTGTCTTAGGTTAATTCCACGCTAGAAACTTTGGCCTGTGTAGCAGTCTTGAGTGTGATTGTTGTTGTCATTTCTGTATTGATAAAAGTGCTAGTGTATATAACTATAGTGACACAGAGAGTCCTTTTACTGGTTTAACTTATTCTTTTGGGGGAATCTGGATAACTTCTATTGGCAAAATCACTTATTTGCTGCTATAAATGCTCTTGTGTAGCTCTATCAACCAAACCCTTGGTGCAAGATCGGCATTAAAAGCAGACAGTTTGGGGATCGGTGAGGGAGATGGACAGAAAAATTAATTTCTGTTAAAATAATCTCCCCCAGTCTCTAAAATGAAACTGATATCAGCACAAGTTGCATGATCTTGCTGCTCTTTATCCATTAGTGGTAACCTATGCTAGGGCAGCCAAACAGCAAAGACACCTCTAGAACATTGGTATTTCAAGATGATGAGAGAAGTCAGCCCATTTCCTCCTCCACCCATGCTACATGTTTGGAACTTTGGTGATGATAAGGCTGGCTTGTCCTCTAAACTGAGCCCTGTCAGAGTTTCCATTCGTTAATCTGTTGCTACAAAGACCTGGCCCCACACTTCAGGTTTTATGTAGGGGCTACTGCTTTATTTCCCACAGTGTTGCTGGTGCAGGTCTCCCCATTAATGTCTCTAAAGCTGTTGTTCATTCCTGACAGAAGGCAAGGTAGTCTTATACCTTaaagactaaccaaagtagaggTAAGTACAGATGAGTACAGCCCAAGCTTTtgttgtgaaaggacatgcagagagCCGAGTATAAGGAGAGCGCAATTATAGTACAAAAGACATGAGTGGGGAGAGGGAAcatgggggcagtgctgggagagacaGCAAACAAGCAGTAAACCCATACTAATAAAGGAGTCACCAAAGCTAACCCAGGTAATGGAATATGGTACAAATCTGCCCTCCTTATATTTGACTTACCAAGCTTCAGTTTACTATGACTTTCCATTCTCTCCTTAAAATCAAAAGTATTCCTTGAGGAGGGCAAATCTATACACATTATATTGAGATTTAAATTATGGGCAGAAAACATCTTGCTTTACCAGTTGAATTGCTTTACTTGATTCACAAGTAATGTACAATTCAGTGACCAAGCAAATGAGCAGTAGAGCATTTCTTTTGGTTGTGTTTCTGTTGAGATTGCTGAAACAGTCCACTTGTCTCCTTTGATTTTACTGTGGTGGTCACCAGAGTCCCCCAGTTGGGATTATGGCCTCCTGTTCTTTGCTGTATCTTATGTATTTAATTAAAGCGCACGTTAACTTTGTTGTTCCATCTTATACCTAGTGTGGAAATAGGCGAAAGTGTACGTGGGGAAGACGTCTACATTGTGCAGAGTGGTTGTGGGGAAATCAACGACAACCTAATGGAGCTTCTCATCATGATAAATGCCTGTAAGATCGCATCGGCTAGTCGTGTGACAGCAGTCATACCATGTTTCCCCTATGCACGTCAGGACAAAAAGGACAAGGTAGGGCAAAACAAATATATTCCTTTATGGAATTCCTCTTTGGTCAAATATCTGGTCCCCAGCTAGGTATATAGTTCTGCCCAGTTCACTAGATGGCCTGCTTGTGCAGTTCCATAATTTGGAGGGAGAAgttatttttaagtgtgggatttggcagctcccttccccccccccccctccccccccggtaaTTAGCAGAATTGCAGATGCTATCTTGATTCGTATAAATGTCTAGTCCTTTTTTGATGGGACCAAAGCTGTATTCATTGTTGGATGATGAATCGGGTACTCCTAagaattggcatttttttttttagtagctaGCATTCTATCCTAAGGAATATAACTGTAGGTTTCTGGGTTCTTTCTAGGAAGCAGTGATTCATACCGTGGTGGGGAGACTGAAATATACAGAGGTTTTTAATCAAATGTGCTTGCAGTCTTCCAagttaacacagctttttctTGGTACTAGAGTCGAGCCCCAATCTCTGCTAAACTGGTTGCAAACATGCTGTCTGTGGCAGGTGCAGATCATATAATCACCATGGATTTACATGCTTCTCAAATTCAGGTATGAAGTAAAACAGAGATTGATATTTCTCGGGCATACAGATCATGTCTCTTTCCTATGGGTATCATTTCGGGTGCtgatgtgggggggaaaaaaagcaaaactgctttactttcagcttggtgcaCCCCAATGCTGAGTACAGCACAGGCCCAGAAGAAGAgttgcatcagtttgacctggctcacccgGTGTCTGTATAGTTCGCGCGCTTCAAGCAAggttgattgaatcagctgtaGATAAAggcgccaaaaagccccactgaagctcaTGAGCTATACAGATTCTGGGAGCTAGGTCAAACTGACacaattcctcttctggtaaaatgCTGTTTCGGGGGGGGTGGTGTTCATATCTGTCAGAACTAATCTGTGTTCTGGGCACATGGATGAGCCAATGGCAAGTCAAGCTGTTCCAGTTCTAAGCAGCTGTGAACACATGAAGCAGTCCTTGCTGTGATTGTCCCAGAGTGGCAGCTTTCCTCTGGATAAATCAAGGCTGCATTTCTCACACCTTAAATTCCCAGTCTAGCTATCTGTACACAGCCCTCAGGGGCAATTTGCTCCAGCTCTGCATTGAGCTTTGCTTAATTTATTCATGTGCCCATAAATCAAGGAACATATTGAAGCAGCAAGGCATGAGCTCACGGTGACCTCAAAAATACAGGACTGTAAAAGACTTCTTTAGTCAGAGAGCTGTCCCCAGCTATGGCCTCCAGTAATTTAGGTcagtggtgtcaaactcatctggcctcatgggctggatgagtggcatggagctggtctgtgggccagatcagtgGTGCATGGCTGAGTCATCAGGCCCATGAACATCTGCCCTACTTGCATGCCAGATCTGACACGTGGCACTTGGGCAGATCTAGGACTGTGCTGCACATAGCAGtctggccagtctgggacacATGGTGCATGTGGTCCACTCCCCCAAGGCGCCCAGGTTTGGGGAGAGGTGTTGATGCACCACTCCTAGAGTGGCCAGGGCAGGCACTGTGTTGCAGTGTGCATCCTGAGGCCAGTCCAGCATGCAGCATGTGGGTCTACTGCACATTCAGGGGCCAGATAATGGGGCTGCACAAGCTGAATCAGCCCACAGACCATATCTTTGGCATCTTAGTTTAGGTTACGTTATCTAGCATAAAACTGTTGCCACTTTTGATTGCCTGAGTTCAGCTATATCGGGGGTAGGCAGCCTTTTTTGGCCAGAAGGTTGCATCTGCAGGGGGAGCTCATTGCACACAAGTGTGTGATGCTgtacagcaggggcgggcaaaatatagcctgcaggcTGAACGCAGCcagccaagccattctatccagcccgtggggcacCTAcgaaattaatattaatatgccCTAAGCACCTTGTCAAACCAACTGGAGCAAGAGGTAGTAGGAcacaggggaagcaggcaggagtCAGGAGAAaagccacccagccccatccccaacccctgctcccccacgtGGAAGTATCTGCCTCTGGCAGCTTTCACTGcactgcaggggctggctggctggctggctggctggaggggagagagagagtgtgtgtgtgtgtgtgtgtgtgtgtgtgtgtgaccgaTGCGCCCCCGCAATGAGACAGAGAGCAGTGAGCTAAGCACATTGTGTCTGCACGCATGTGCCTAGGGAGGTACGCACAGCGTCTGTGTCTGCGCATCTGTCTCTGGGGACGCAAGCACTGTGtttgcgtgcgtgcgtgtgcatcCTGGCAGGGAAGCAcaatgcgggggggagggggaggggtgcgcGCGCAGCCAGGCAAGCATTCTGTCTGTATCTGTGCGCAcgcgtggctggcaggcatgcacagtgtgtgtgtgcgcgcacgcgtggCTGGCAGGcacgcagtgtgtgtgtgtgcgcgcacgcgtggCTGGCAGGcacgcagtgtgtgtgtgtgcgcgcacgcgtggCTGGCAGGcacgcagtgtgtgtgtgtgtgtgcgcgcacgcgtggCTGGCAGGcacgcagtgtgtgtgtgtgtgtgcgcgcacgcgtggCTGGCAGGcacgcagtgtgtgtgtgtgtgtgcgcgcacgcgtggCTGGCAGGcacgcagtgtgtgtgtgtgtgtgcgcgcacgcgtggCTGGCAGGcacgcagtgtgtgtgtgtgtgtgcgcgcacgcgtggCTGGCAGGcacgcagtgtgtgtgtgtgtgtgcgcgcacgcgtggCTGGCAGGcacgcagtgtgtgtgtgtgtgtgcgcgcacgcgtggCTGGCAGGcacgcagtgtgtgtgtgtgtgtgcgcgcacgcgtggCTGGCAGGcacgcagtgtgtgtgtgtgtgtgcgcgcacgcgtggCTGGCAGGcacgcagtgtgtgtgtgtgtgtgcgcgcacgcgtggCTGGCAGGcacgcagtgtgtgtgtgtgtgtgcgcgcacgcgtggCTGGCAGGcacgcagtgtgtgtgtgtgtgtgcgcgcacgcgtggCTGGCAGGcacgcagtgtgtgtgtgtgtgtgcgcgcacgcgtggCTGGCAGGcacgcagtgtgtgtgtgtgtgtgcgcgcacgcgtggCTGGCAGGcacgcagtgtgtgtgtgtgtgtgcgcgcacgcgtggCTGGCAGGcacgcagtgtgtgtgtgtgtgtgcgcgcacgcgtggCTGGCAGGcacgcagtgtgtgtgtgtgtgtgcgcgcacgcgtggCTGGCAGGcacgcagtgtgtgtgtgtgtgtgcgcgcacgcgtggCTGGCAGGcacgcagtgtgtgtgtgtgtgtgcgcgcacgcgtggCTGGCAGGcacgcagtgtgtgtgtgtgtgtgcgcgcacgcgtggCTGGCAGGcacgcagtgtgtgtgtgtgcgcgcacgcgtggCTGGCAGGCACGCAGTGTGTGCTTGCGCACGACTGGCacgcacagtgtgtgtgtgcacgcgcgcaaCTGGCACGCACGCACAGTGTGTGTGCAGATATCTGTGACAGGCTTTAAGAGGAAAAGAGAGTTATGATCTAGTGTTCAGAGGAAACATTAGCTGAGTACTTAGTAGAAATGGAAAGGTGACAACATTTTGCATTAGTATTCTATGTGTCCAAAGGCAACTGCTCTTCTCATAATGTAAATGGAAAGGAGAGCTGAGAAAGTGCTGTGGGAAGCCTGTGGGCTGTGCGCCTGTTTATATGGAGgacttctgttgttttctgccagGTCTGTCTTTGGAACTTGAAGGTCAGATATATAGATCTTCTGGGTTTTTTCCTTCTCACAGGGTTTTTTTGATATCCCTGTGGATAATTTATATGCTGAACCTGCGGTACTGAAGTGGATCAAGGAGAACATTGCTGAGTGGAAGAACTGCACCATTGTTTCACCAGATGCAGGCGGAGCCAAGAGGTGAGCTCAATCCACCCTGAGACAGTTTGGACAGATCCTTGTAAACACCTGAACTGTGACCCTTGTAGATCTTTGCATTGCCTGAATTCTGGAAGCTCTCTTATCTATGTAAGTTTGCCTTCCCAGCATCACAGTGAGCACTCTTCTTTGGCCTTTGATGAGGAGCACCTTAACATATCCTCCTAGAGACATATCCTCAAATCCAGGTTTAGAATATGTCCCTGGCTTTGCATGGAGATTTGGGTGGGTTCCTAGaattactgttcagtaaacaCTGGTAATTCATGCTTGCTTGCTTCTTTAGCCAAGGCTACACATGCTGTATGAA encodes the following:
- the PRPS1 gene encoding ribose-phosphate pyrophosphokinase 1 isoform X1: MPNIKIFSGSSHQDLSQKIADRLGLELGKVVTKKFSNQETCVEIGESVRGEDVYIVQSGCGEINDNLMELLIMINACKIASASRVTAVIPCFPYARQDKKDKSRAPISAKLVANMLSVAGADHIITMDLHASQIQGFFDIPVDNLYAEPAVLKWIKENIAEWKNCTIVSPDAGGAKRVTSIADRLNVDFALIHKERKKANEVDRMVLVGDVKDRVAILVDDMADTCGTICHAADKLLSAGATKVYAILTHGIFSGPAISRINNACFEAVVVTNTIPQEDKMKHCPKIQVIDISMILAEAIRRTHNGESVSYLFSHVPL
- the PRPS1 gene encoding ribose-phosphate pyrophosphokinase 1 isoform X2 — encoded protein: MPNIKIFSGSSHQDLSQKIADRLGLELGKVVTKKFSNQETCVEIGESVRGEDVYIVQSGCGEINDNLMELLIMINACKIASASRVTAVIPCFPYARQDKKDKSRAPISAKLVANMLSVAGADHIITMDLHASQIQGFFDIPVDNLYAEPAVLKWIKENIAEWKNCTIVSPDAGGAKRVTSIADRLNVDFALIHKERKKANEVDRMVLVGDVKDRVAILVDDMADTCGTICHAADKLLSAGATKVYAILTHGIFSGPAISRINNACFEAVVVTNTIPQEDKMKHCPKIQ